One stretch of Toxoplasma gondii ME49 chromosome XI, whole genome shotgun sequence DNA includes these proteins:
- a CDS encoding hypothetical protein (encoded by transcript TGME49_314450) has translation MPGHASPVSSMCGEGLLLPQQRLCSSPGFGPRQTPSSAHAAMGSASLSRAAAHHGSYSSSMAQLVSSQCRRTQSWSQGQQPHTGRRGSFASIPPQSLSHQKAKQLEQQSRPAQLRDSAWSSHHHKLHDLVEAIKHPLSHSTQSTRISTSSLHIGECPEVPEHKATFAMKRTGTLKWQETLAEEDEERGMDAAEEPQKEKKVSFGKNHSAPNLMRRRGHGAEGAFRAVGGINVLPVTLETDASPQTSSESTSTASTFSTTSSYPCSLASLSGADSDTSAASPRKSREASADEVRRFESSSPTTLSTSSLASNSTVKRNFAWYSFKAKLRNRK, from the exons ATGCCGGGACAtgcctctcctgtctcctccatgTGTGGGGAGggccttcttctgccgcaacagcgtctctgctcctcgccAGGCTTCGGTCCGCGGCAGACCCCTTcgagcgcgcatgcagccatgGGAAGTGCCTCTCTGAGCCGAGCGGCCGCACACCACGGCTCGTACAGCTCGTCGATGGCGCAGCTGGTCTCTTCCCAGTGCAGAAGAACCCAGTCTT ggTCTCAGGGTCAGCAACCGCACACGGGTCGGCGGGGCAGTTTTGCGAGTATTCCCCCGCAGTCACTTAGTCaccagaaggcgaagcagttGGAGCAGCAGAGCCGGCCGGCTCAACTGCGCGACTCTGCGTGGTCTTCCCACCACCACAAACTGCATGATTTGGTGGAGGCGATAAAACACCCTCTGTCTCACAGTACGCAGTCCACGCGTATTTCAACTTCCAGCTTGCACATTGGTGAGTGCCCGGAGGTTCCAGAACATAAGGCGACCTTTGCAATGAAGCGAACGGGGACGCTCAAGTGGCAGGAGACGCTagcggaggaagacgaagagcgtGGAATGGACGCAGCCGAGGAGCctcagaaggagaagaaggtctCGTTCGGGAAGAACCACAGCGCGCCAAATCTCATGCGAAGACGTGGGCACGGGGCTGAGGGGGCGTTTCGAGCTGTAGGAGGAATCAACGTTTTGCCTGTGACTCTGGAGACGGATGCTTCGCCGCAGACAAGCTCAGAAAGCACGTCGACTGCGTCCACCTTCTCCACCACGAGCTCCTACCCCTGCAGCTTggcttcgctctctggcgCAGATTCAGATACTTCGGCCGCGTCGCCGAGAAAGTCCCGGGAGGCCTCTGCTGACGAGGTCCGACGCTTCGAGAGCAGCTCTCCCACAACGCTCTCCACCTCCTCCCTGGCCTCCAACTCGACCGTGAAGAGGAACTTCGCGTGGTACTCTTTCAAGGCTAAACTGCGCAACCGCAAGTGA